A window of the Tunturibacter empetritectus genome harbors these coding sequences:
- a CDS encoding lipopolysaccharide biosynthesis protein has product MSMDVSTKRRLMLGFLTNWVGKLSSTVIQFVQIPVFLHFWSVPLYGEWMIVNSIPAYLSFSNVGFGSVAGNEMTMLIARDDRAAALRVFQSCWWLIALICTATIVLLSGTLYYLPASRLLRLTTLGESDTKWIIFYLGVSVLLGQLEQLLQSAYRAVGRYPYGTFLKNMFSLFAFGCMIGAVALGAGARTTAFVFASVNVAITIFFCILVHRDIPWIEYGWQHASFAEIRKLARPAFAYMAFPLGNALSLQGSLLAVGYALGPTEVVIFSTARTVSRVALQMVQMVNTTFEPEMSIAFGAGNYELTRTLLRRACQLALLVALVLVLVMLSFGPWFLVHWTGGHVPPSRPLLSILLAVVVLYALWSTSGTLMTSTNQHQRLATYYILGTSVACVLCYLMSRTYGLYGAAASLLISEIVMNLYVVPACLKIAHDTLPAFLASMLHFPSFLRPASLLARIRRSRPGFES; this is encoded by the coding sequence ATGAGCATGGACGTCTCCACAAAGCGAAGGCTGATGCTCGGCTTCCTGACCAACTGGGTGGGGAAACTCTCCTCGACCGTAATTCAGTTCGTCCAGATCCCGGTCTTCCTCCACTTCTGGAGCGTCCCCCTCTATGGCGAATGGATGATCGTCAACTCCATTCCTGCGTATCTCAGCTTCAGCAACGTCGGCTTCGGTTCAGTCGCAGGCAATGAGATGACGATGCTGATTGCCCGCGATGACCGAGCTGCTGCGCTGCGCGTCTTCCAGAGTTGTTGGTGGCTGATTGCCCTCATCTGCACTGCTACGATCGTTCTGCTTTCGGGAACCCTGTACTATCTACCGGCTTCTCGCCTGCTCAGGCTCACCACGCTGGGGGAGTCCGATACCAAATGGATCATCTTCTATCTTGGAGTCTCCGTGCTGCTTGGGCAGTTGGAGCAACTGCTGCAATCTGCTTACCGCGCAGTTGGCCGTTATCCCTATGGCACCTTCCTCAAGAACATGTTTTCCCTGTTCGCTTTTGGCTGCATGATCGGAGCGGTCGCTCTAGGCGCGGGGGCACGTACGACGGCGTTTGTATTTGCCTCGGTCAACGTGGCTATCACCATATTTTTCTGCATTCTGGTGCACCGCGACATTCCCTGGATCGAGTATGGGTGGCAACATGCCAGCTTCGCCGAGATTCGCAAGCTTGCCCGCCCGGCCTTTGCTTATATGGCGTTCCCCCTGGGCAATGCCCTGAGCCTTCAAGGCAGCCTGCTTGCCGTCGGCTATGCTCTTGGGCCCACCGAGGTCGTCATCTTCAGCACGGCGCGCACCGTCTCGCGGGTTGCGCTTCAGATGGTCCAAATGGTCAACACCACCTTCGAACCGGAGATGTCGATCGCCTTTGGGGCGGGAAACTACGAGTTAACCCGCACCCTGCTCCGCCGCGCCTGCCAGTTGGCTCTTCTCGTCGCGCTGGTCCTGGTTCTGGTTATGCTGAGCTTCGGCCCATGGTTCCTGGTTCATTGGACGGGTGGCCACGTGCCGCCCAGCCGACCGCTCCTCAGCATTCTTCTCGCCGTCGTTGTCCTCTACGCGCTTTGGTCCACCAGCGGCACCCTGATGACTTCAACGAATCAGCATCAACGGCTGGCAACCTACTACATCCTCGGCACCAGTGTCGCCTGCGTCCTGTGCTACCTGATGTCGCGAACCTACGGCCTCTATGGAGCAGCCGCCTCGCTTCTGATCTCCGAGATCGTAATGAATTTGTACGTCGTGCCTGCCTGCCTAAAGATCGCCCACGATACCCTGCCGGCTTTTTTGGCTAGTATGCTCCACTTTCCGTCGTTCTTGCGGCCCGCTTCGCTTCTGGCCCGGATCCGTCGCTCCAGACCTGGCTTCGAAAGCTAA
- the rpoD gene encoding RNA polymerase sigma factor RpoD produces MAEEIDKYEDDIDKLIDTGKEKGYLTYGEVNDLLPGDITTPDDLDDLLTTINTQGIDVLSGEERASGRDKYEPEAGEESDDVELDLSPGTLEKTNDPVRMYLREMGTVPLLTREGEVEIAKRIERGQLRVMKAISRSPIVIREIVGLGEDLRRGVRNIKEVVTFDEEELTEEILQARVRATAGRIDVIVKHQKKLHALEEKLEAPAGKDAKAKAKDTRKTRWLIGREHVYINRIVRELKYTNGEKKRLLDKVNKTVDAMRTLERQIKTLEVKHEASKSEELRKEYRRQQKNCRTDLERVEADAGISLVDLKRTQREMIQGDMDAERAKRELIEANLRLVVSIAKKYTNRGLQFLDLIQEGNIGLMKAVDKFEYRRGYKFSTYATWWIRQAITRAIADQARTIRIPVHMIETINKLIRTSRQLVQELGREASSEEIARRMDIPVAKVRKVLKIAQEPISLETPIGEEEDSHLGDFIEDRMAVSPADAVISVNLKEYTSQVLRTLTPREERVIKMRFGLEDGSEHTLEEVGQSFQVTRERIRQIEAKALRKLRHPSRSRKLKAFVDGVKDM; encoded by the coding sequence GTGGCTGAAGAAATTGACAAGTACGAAGACGATATAGACAAGCTCATCGACACCGGGAAAGAGAAGGGATATCTCACCTATGGCGAGGTTAACGACCTTCTGCCTGGAGATATCACCACCCCCGACGATCTCGATGATCTTCTTACCACCATCAACACGCAGGGCATCGACGTGCTTTCGGGAGAAGAGCGCGCCAGTGGCCGCGACAAGTACGAGCCGGAAGCCGGGGAAGAGTCCGATGACGTAGAGCTCGACCTGTCGCCCGGTACGCTCGAAAAGACCAACGATCCTGTCCGCATGTACCTCCGCGAGATGGGTACCGTTCCTCTGCTTACCCGTGAGGGCGAAGTCGAGATCGCTAAGCGCATCGAACGCGGCCAGCTTCGCGTCATGAAGGCTATCTCGCGCTCGCCGATTGTCATTCGCGAGATCGTCGGGCTTGGCGAAGATCTGCGTCGCGGCGTTCGCAACATCAAGGAAGTCGTTACCTTCGACGAAGAAGAGCTTACCGAAGAGATTCTGCAGGCTCGCGTTCGCGCCACTGCCGGCCGCATCGACGTCATCGTCAAGCACCAGAAGAAGCTCCACGCCCTCGAAGAAAAGCTTGAAGCGCCCGCAGGCAAGGATGCCAAGGCCAAGGCAAAAGACACCCGCAAGACCCGCTGGCTCATCGGCCGCGAACACGTTTATATCAACCGCATCGTTCGTGAGCTGAAGTACACGAACGGTGAGAAGAAGCGCCTGCTCGACAAGGTCAACAAGACGGTTGACGCCATGCGCACCCTCGAGCGCCAGATCAAGACCCTCGAGGTCAAGCACGAGGCCTCCAAGTCTGAAGAGCTGCGCAAGGAGTATCGCCGCCAGCAGAAGAACTGCCGCACCGATCTCGAACGCGTCGAAGCCGATGCGGGCATCTCGCTGGTCGATCTGAAGCGCACCCAGCGCGAGATGATCCAGGGCGACATGGACGCTGAGCGCGCCAAGCGTGAGCTCATTGAAGCTAACCTTCGCCTCGTCGTTTCGATCGCGAAGAAGTACACCAATCGCGGGTTGCAGTTTCTCGACCTCATTCAGGAGGGCAACATCGGCCTCATGAAGGCGGTCGACAAGTTCGAGTACCGTCGTGGCTATAAATTCTCAACCTACGCCACCTGGTGGATCCGTCAGGCCATCACTCGTGCCATTGCGGACCAGGCCCGCACTATTCGTATCCCGGTGCACATGATCGAGACGATCAACAAGCTCATTCGCACCTCGCGTCAGCTGGTGCAGGAGCTTGGTCGCGAAGCCTCCTCGGAGGAGATTGCCCGCCGTATGGACATCCCAGTCGCGAAGGTCCGCAAGGTTCTCAAGATCGCGCAGGAGCCCATCTCGCTCGAGACGCCCATCGGAGAAGAGGAAGACTCGCACCTTGGGGACTTCATCGAAGACCGCATGGCCGTGTCCCCGGCGGACGCCGTTATCAGCGTTAACCTGAAAGAGTACACCTCGCAGGTGCTGCGCACCCTGACCCCGCGCGAAGAGCGTGTGATTAAGATGCGTTTCGGCCTCGAGGACGGCTCCGAACACACGCTCGAAGAGGTTGGCCAGTCCTTTCAGGTCACCCGCGAGCGCATCCGTCAGATAGAGGCCAAGGCACTCCGCAAGCTCCGTCACCCCAGCCGCAGCCGTAAGCTAAAGGCCTTCGTCGACGGCGTCAAGGACATGTAA
- a CDS encoding ArnT family glycosyltransferase, translating into MTLPTPEPNRLHYWLRRLWPIYCFLAALVTFGYALYDPYQIDGDAVSYMDIGDLIRAHNWHGVVNGYWNTLYPAALALGHTLFHATRFTELHAYYMVNFGIFLLEMLAIVAFTDALVQLRDLREDSAATLNATSFLSASFVLDRYALRYLGVALLIISTQRELSMGKVRPDALLQAFLLLGVAALLKHLATSQLRYAALMGVFLGFAYLAKSFAFLFTLLSVLALILFRALWQRHSASKIVAASLLTLVCFSVIAGPFIAALSRQKGRFDFGDSGTLNYAWFISGTEKMHLQPNQTSLFGASEVHLKHPEKQLLQSPGIFSYRQLPYGTYPDWFDNSFWNDQVKAHMNPRIEIVVVGQCIVRIIRYIANHPEAWLLLALLLLMGGRLSRDWQPSSNAFWVAPFLLGLGVLGIYGMVNIEDRYITIGLLAILLPLFAALRLSTAVQASATRTAASAAVVLLALLAVGESARTVGELRRELPSAGLPAGWYSPSIFGAAHALNDMGVGPGDTVACIGTTACLYDPYWARLAGVRVLTEIYVPTTPLYPSYAAMPNRDEVIDVVRRQGDKVLIGYFTPGLMTGTNPISAGWHELDSSPFYALPLNLPAAAPAENPHP; encoded by the coding sequence ATGACACTCCCCACGCCGGAGCCTAACCGTCTCCACTACTGGCTGCGTCGTCTCTGGCCCATTTACTGCTTTCTTGCTGCCCTCGTTACCTTCGGCTACGCGCTCTACGACCCTTACCAGATCGACGGCGACGCGGTCTCCTACATGGATATTGGCGACCTCATCCGCGCACATAACTGGCACGGCGTCGTCAATGGTTACTGGAACACGCTCTACCCTGCCGCGCTGGCACTGGGCCACACTCTCTTCCACGCTACTCGCTTCACCGAGCTTCACGCCTACTACATGGTCAACTTCGGCATTTTTCTGCTGGAGATGCTGGCTATCGTTGCTTTCACCGACGCTCTCGTCCAACTACGCGATCTCCGCGAAGACTCGGCCGCCACACTAAACGCTACATCCTTTCTTTCCGCATCTTTCGTTTTAGACCGCTACGCCCTCCGCTACCTCGGCGTCGCCCTTCTCATCATCTCCACCCAGCGCGAACTCAGCATGGGCAAGGTTCGTCCCGACGCGCTCCTTCAGGCCTTTCTGCTTCTCGGCGTGGCCGCGCTCTTGAAACATCTCGCTACAAGCCAGCTACGGTACGCCGCACTGATGGGCGTCTTTCTGGGTTTTGCTTATCTCGCCAAGTCCTTCGCATTCCTCTTCACCTTGCTCTCCGTTCTCGCACTGATTCTTTTTCGCGCCCTGTGGCAGCGGCATTCTGCCAGCAAGATCGTAGCGGCAAGTCTTCTCACGTTGGTTTGCTTCTCGGTGATTGCGGGTCCATTTATTGCGGCCCTCTCCAGGCAAAAGGGGCGCTTCGACTTCGGCGACTCCGGCACTCTCAACTACGCGTGGTTCATCAGCGGCACAGAGAAGATGCATCTCCAGCCGAATCAGACGTCGCTCTTCGGCGCATCCGAGGTTCACCTCAAACACCCTGAAAAACAGCTACTGCAATCGCCCGGCATCTTCAGTTATCGTCAGCTTCCTTACGGCACCTATCCCGACTGGTTTGACAACTCGTTCTGGAACGACCAGGTTAAGGCGCACATGAACCCACGCATCGAGATCGTCGTCGTCGGCCAATGCATCGTGCGCATCATTCGGTACATCGCAAATCACCCCGAGGCATGGCTCCTCCTTGCACTTCTTCTGCTTATGGGAGGACGCTTGTCCAGAGACTGGCAACCGTCTTCCAACGCCTTCTGGGTCGCACCATTTCTTCTTGGCCTCGGGGTTCTCGGGATCTACGGTATGGTGAACATCGAGGACCGCTACATCACCATCGGCCTTCTCGCGATTCTATTGCCTCTCTTTGCGGCACTCCGTCTTTCGACTGCCGTTCAAGCCTCTGCCACGCGCACAGCGGCCTCGGCAGCTGTTGTTCTGCTTGCGCTGTTGGCTGTCGGCGAATCGGCTCGTACGGTCGGAGAACTTCGTCGAGAGCTGCCCTCCGCCGGACTACCGGCAGGCTGGTACAGCCCGAGCATCTTTGGGGCTGCCCACGCACTCAACGACATGGGCGTAGGACCAGGCGATACGGTCGCGTGCATCGGAACCACTGCCTGTCTCTACGATCCTTATTGGGCGCGGCTGGCCGGTGTCCGCGTCCTCACAGAGATCTATGTGCCAACTACGCCACTCTACCCCTCTTATGCTGCGATGCCCAACCGCGACGAGGTCATTGACGTCGTGCGCCGCCAGGGCGACAAGGTTTTGATCGGCTACTTCACTCCTGGTCTCATGACCGGTACGAACCCCATCTCTGCGGGTTGGCATGAGCTGGACAGTTCTCCTTTTTACGCGCTTCCTCTTAACCTTCCGGCGGCGGCCCCAGCGGAAAACCCTCACCCCTGA
- a CDS encoding glycosyltransferase family 2 protein — protein MSDLTVTILMPCLNEAETLAFCVRQAVAALRDNNVAGEVVVADNGSTDGSQQIATEEGARVVNVPTRGYGAALIAGIEAARGKYILMADADASYHFEHLPRFLPKLDEGYDLVMGNRFSGSIEPGAMPPLHRYLGNPVLSSIGRIFFRIPVRDFHCGLRAFRRDPILALNLRTTGMEFASEMVVKSSLAGLRMTEVPTTLSPDGRSRPPHLRSWRDGWRHLRFLLLFSPRWLFLIPGVVTFFVGILLSLWLIPGPQTVGRWTFDVDTLTYALGLVLIGAHISVFAVSARVFGTQEGFLPPNPEFERIFNYINLEVGLLFGAALLLVGLGILGYAIHIWHGAGFGNLSPQRMLRLTLPSATCFMLGVEAIFGSFFLSLLGMNRR, from the coding sequence ATGAGCGATCTGACCGTAACTATTCTTATGCCATGCTTGAACGAAGCAGAGACGCTAGCCTTCTGCGTTCGTCAGGCGGTTGCCGCTCTCCGCGATAACAATGTTGCTGGCGAGGTTGTCGTCGCCGACAACGGCAGCACTGACGGCTCACAACAGATCGCCACCGAGGAAGGTGCTCGTGTCGTCAACGTGCCCACTCGCGGCTACGGGGCAGCGCTCATTGCCGGGATCGAGGCAGCCCGCGGCAAGTACATCCTGATGGCTGATGCCGATGCGAGCTACCACTTCGAACATCTTCCCCGCTTCCTGCCAAAGCTTGACGAAGGCTACGATCTCGTCATGGGAAACCGCTTCTCCGGCAGCATTGAGCCTGGAGCGATGCCGCCGCTTCACCGCTACCTCGGCAATCCGGTTCTCTCCTCCATTGGCCGCATCTTCTTCCGCATCCCGGTTCGCGACTTCCATTGCGGACTGCGTGCCTTCCGGCGCGATCCTATCCTCGCACTAAACCTTCGCACCACAGGAATGGAGTTCGCCTCGGAGATGGTGGTGAAGTCCTCTCTCGCCGGACTGCGCATGACGGAGGTTCCCACCACACTCTCTCCCGATGGGCGCAGCCGCCCCCCCCATCTGCGATCCTGGCGCGATGGCTGGCGTCATCTTCGTTTTCTTCTTCTCTTCAGCCCCAGGTGGCTCTTTTTGATTCCAGGCGTCGTCACCTTCTTTGTTGGCATCCTTCTTTCTCTGTGGCTCATCCCCGGCCCGCAGACTGTGGGGCGATGGACCTTCGACGTTGACACTCTCACCTATGCGTTGGGCCTTGTCCTTATCGGAGCGCACATCTCCGTCTTTGCAGTGAGCGCACGGGTCTTCGGCACGCAGGAGGGATTTTTGCCGCCGAACCCAGAGTTTGAGCGCATTTTTAACTACATCAATCTCGAAGTCGGGTTGTTGTTCGGAGCAGCACTTCTTCTCGTTGGTCTGGGAATCCTTGGCTATGCCATCCATATCTGGCACGGCGCGGGATTTGGGAACCTCTCGCCCCAGCGCATGCTGCGTCTTACTCTGCCGTCAGCAACCTGTTTTATGTTGGGGGTGGAAGCTATATTTGGCAGCTTTTTTCTCAGCCTGCTTGGGATGAACCGCCGGTAG
- a CDS encoding YXWGXW repeat-containing protein: MKLTNLVRKFVVGAALALLPAASFAGVFISVGFAPPVLPVYTQPICPGDGYLWNPGYWAYGDEGYYWVPGVWVRPPQVGLLWTPGYWGWGGGAYLFHAGYWGPHVGFYGGVNYGFGYGGVGFGGGRWVGNSFAYNTSVVNVNRTVIHNTYVDNTVINHTTVYNRTSFNGGTGGIQARPSAQEASFARENHVAPTAEQQSHVQMAHADRSNFASVNGGHPQNAAFSRPGVRAANQQQRIGQGVQSGQLTAHETGNLEHRDASINHQAAADRAANGGHLTAQEHQQINQRQNNVSRSINNDKHNANTQEHPHAEAREGHR; encoded by the coding sequence ATGAAATTGACGAATTTAGTCCGTAAGTTTGTGGTCGGCGCGGCTCTTGCGCTTTTGCCCGCAGCTTCTTTTGCAGGAGTGTTTATCTCGGTGGGCTTTGCACCGCCGGTGTTGCCGGTTTATACGCAGCCGATCTGCCCGGGCGATGGCTATCTTTGGAATCCCGGCTATTGGGCGTATGGCGATGAAGGCTACTACTGGGTTCCGGGTGTGTGGGTTCGGCCTCCGCAGGTTGGACTTTTGTGGACGCCGGGCTACTGGGGATGGGGCGGTGGTGCTTACCTCTTCCACGCCGGTTATTGGGGGCCGCATGTGGGCTTCTATGGCGGGGTGAACTATGGCTTCGGTTATGGCGGCGTTGGTTTTGGCGGCGGCCGCTGGGTTGGCAACAGCTTTGCGTATAACACCTCGGTCGTCAATGTGAACCGGACGGTAATTCACAATACGTACGTCGACAATACGGTGATCAACCATACGACGGTCTACAACCGTACGAGCTTCAATGGCGGGACCGGCGGGATACAGGCTCGTCCTTCGGCGCAGGAGGCTTCATTTGCGCGGGAGAACCATGTGGCGCCGACTGCGGAGCAACAAAGCCATGTGCAGATGGCCCATGCGGACCGCAGCAACTTCGCATCGGTCAATGGCGGTCATCCTCAGAATGCAGCTTTCTCCCGGCCCGGAGTGCGAGCGGCGAATCAGCAGCAGCGTATCGGGCAGGGTGTGCAGTCGGGTCAGCTTACGGCTCATGAGACTGGCAACCTGGAGCACAGGGACGCAAGCATCAATCACCAGGCAGCGGCTGACCGCGCGGCGAACGGCGGACATCTGACTGCGCAGGAACATCAGCAGATCAATCAGCGGCAGAACAACGTCAGCAGATCAATCAATAACGACAAGCACAACGCAAACACGCAGGAACATCCACATGCTGAGGCGCGCGAAGGGCATCGGTAG
- a CDS encoding RNA methyltransferase, whose protein sequence is MLTEQMDRVVVVLVRARNPNNIGAVARAMHDFGFRHLRVVNEYAVPFETARSAVDASEVLAGAEAYISVAEAVADCTLVVGTTAVGERALQHPLHTLADAGEKIGSAAAGGGRVAVLFGSEKTGLSNEELSHCHWLLTIPMADQIGIRHPSMNLGQAVAVCLYEMVRRKDSVVADAVDAAAGAGEVERLTALLGDVLEATGYTRRHLANSDEAQIRRLVLRMDLTASDVPVWMGILRQVLWRVRGG, encoded by the coding sequence ATGCTTACGGAACAGATGGACCGGGTGGTAGTGGTACTGGTGCGTGCGCGCAATCCGAACAACATCGGCGCGGTGGCGAGGGCGATGCATGACTTTGGCTTTCGCCATCTGCGAGTTGTGAATGAGTATGCGGTGCCGTTTGAGACGGCGCGGTCGGCGGTGGATGCGTCGGAGGTCTTGGCTGGGGCTGAGGCGTATATCAGCGTTGCGGAGGCGGTAGCGGATTGCACTCTTGTGGTGGGGACGACGGCAGTGGGGGAGCGGGCGCTGCAGCATCCTTTGCATACCCTCGCTGACGCTGGAGAGAAGATCGGTTCAGCGGCGGCCGGTGGGGGACGGGTTGCGGTGCTATTTGGCTCGGAGAAGACCGGCCTTAGCAATGAGGAACTGAGCCACTGTCATTGGCTGCTGACGATTCCGATGGCGGATCAGATTGGGATTCGGCATCCTTCGATGAATCTTGGGCAGGCGGTAGCCGTTTGTCTGTATGAAATGGTGCGGAGGAAGGATTCGGTTGTTGCCGATGCTGTGGATGCGGCGGCTGGTGCTGGAGAGGTAGAGCGGCTGACGGCGCTGTTGGGCGATGTGCTGGAGGCGACGGGTTATACGAGACGGCATCTTGCGAACTCTGATGAGGCTCAGATCCGGCGGCTGGTGTTGCGGATGGATTTGACGGCGAGTGATGTGCCGGTGTGGATGGGGATTCTGCGGCAGGTGTTGTGGCGGGTGCGCGGGGGCTGA
- a CDS encoding S9 family peptidase — MFVKNRLSVISVVAGCCLSANGAAQGRQLTNEDYARAEKFMGYNVNALVYHGVARPTWMADGRFWYRDNGPEGITFTLVDPGKGTKVPAFDQAKLAAALTSATGGKMKADAWHLVISEIEFSDGDKTVVVGSGSRRFHCDLSGAGVCTEVIAPGGEQAANKIHGVLSPDKTKEAFIRDWNLWMRDVATGKEAQLTTDGAKDYGYATDNAGWTMSDNAILVWSPDGKRIATFQQDQRKTGEMYMVPVTNGHPELKAWKYPLVGDKDVTMIERVIIDVDAAKVIRLKMPPDQHRSTLCDDVSCRGGSGWDDVQWGADGRTLAFVSTSRDHKQEWMRIADASTGEVREVMGETAPKFFESGNDKVNWKYLSKTNELLWFSERDGWGQMYLYDAATGKLKNQITHGDGNVTQVLRVDETARKIYFLGVGKEQGRDPYFSHYYSIGFDGKGMKLLTPENADHAVTVSEDGRYFVDVYSTATEPQTAVVRDESGKVAVDVAKQDISKLVAYGWVPPVPIVVKARDGKTDLYGYMFKPTNFDASKKYPIVNSVYPGPQTGSCGGRGFAAAHRDWQSLAELGFVVVCIDGMGTPFRSKVFHEFYFGDLGDNTIPDQVAGMKELASKYPWIDIEKVGMYGHSGGGNATAAAMFHYPDFFKVGIAESGNHDQRDYEDDWAEKWNGLLVKNADGTTNYDSQANQYVAKNLKGHLLLAHGSMDNNVPLNNTLLVVDALIKANKDFDLLIIPNVAHGYGEASQYMTRRRWDYFVKNLAGDVPPHEYEMKSYAAAMAAARSGPGDAEDDQ, encoded by the coding sequence ATGTTTGTGAAGAATCGATTGTCGGTGATTTCGGTTGTGGCGGGGTGCTGCCTGTCTGCGAACGGAGCAGCGCAGGGTAGACAGCTTACAAACGAGGACTATGCCCGCGCTGAGAAGTTTATGGGGTACAACGTGAATGCGCTGGTATATCACGGCGTGGCACGGCCGACGTGGATGGCAGACGGGCGGTTCTGGTATCGCGACAATGGGCCGGAGGGGATTACGTTTACCCTGGTCGATCCTGGGAAGGGGACGAAGGTGCCTGCGTTTGATCAGGCGAAGCTGGCCGCAGCGCTGACGAGTGCGACAGGCGGCAAGATGAAGGCGGATGCGTGGCATCTGGTGATCTCAGAGATTGAGTTTTCGGATGGAGACAAGACGGTTGTTGTGGGGAGTGGCTCCCGGAGGTTTCATTGCGACCTGAGTGGTGCGGGCGTATGCACGGAGGTGATTGCGCCGGGCGGAGAGCAGGCGGCAAACAAGATTCACGGAGTTCTCTCCCCGGATAAGACAAAGGAAGCTTTTATTCGCGATTGGAATCTCTGGATGCGCGATGTGGCTACGGGTAAGGAGGCGCAGCTGACTACCGATGGCGCGAAGGATTATGGGTATGCGACCGATAACGCCGGCTGGACGATGAGCGATAACGCAATCCTGGTGTGGTCGCCGGATGGGAAGAGGATCGCCACGTTTCAGCAGGATCAGCGAAAGACAGGCGAGATGTACATGGTGCCTGTGACGAATGGGCACCCGGAGTTAAAGGCGTGGAAGTATCCGCTAGTGGGCGATAAGGATGTGACGATGATTGAGCGGGTGATCATCGATGTCGATGCCGCGAAGGTAATTCGGTTGAAGATGCCGCCGGATCAGCACCGGTCTACCTTGTGCGATGACGTTAGCTGCCGTGGCGGGAGTGGGTGGGACGACGTACAGTGGGGCGCGGATGGCAGGACGCTGGCGTTTGTCTCTACATCGCGTGACCACAAGCAGGAGTGGATGCGGATCGCAGATGCTTCGACGGGCGAGGTTCGCGAGGTGATGGGCGAGACCGCACCGAAGTTTTTTGAGAGCGGCAATGACAAGGTGAACTGGAAGTATCTATCGAAGACGAATGAGCTCTTGTGGTTCAGCGAGCGAGATGGCTGGGGGCAGATGTATCTGTATGACGCCGCGACCGGCAAGCTGAAGAACCAGATTACGCATGGCGACGGGAATGTGACGCAGGTGCTGCGGGTGGATGAAACAGCGCGGAAGATCTACTTTCTCGGCGTGGGGAAGGAGCAGGGGCGCGACCCTTACTTTTCGCACTACTACAGCATTGGGTTTGATGGAAAGGGGATGAAGCTGCTGACTCCTGAGAATGCAGATCACGCGGTGACGGTGTCGGAGGATGGGAGGTACTTTGTCGATGTTTATTCGACTGCGACCGAGCCGCAGACGGCGGTGGTGCGGGATGAGAGCGGCAAAGTTGCGGTGGATGTAGCGAAGCAGGATATCTCGAAGCTGGTAGCTTACGGTTGGGTTCCTCCTGTGCCGATTGTGGTAAAGGCGCGGGACGGAAAGACGGACTTGTACGGTTACATGTTCAAGCCGACGAACTTCGATGCCTCGAAGAAGTATCCAATTGTGAACAGTGTTTATCCGGGACCGCAGACGGGATCATGCGGTGGACGGGGGTTTGCGGCGGCGCATCGGGATTGGCAGTCGCTGGCGGAGCTTGGGTTTGTTGTCGTGTGCATTGATGGAATGGGGACGCCGTTCCGGTCGAAGGTGTTTCATGAGTTTTACTTCGGCGACCTGGGAGACAACACGATTCCGGACCAGGTAGCTGGGATGAAGGAGCTGGCGTCGAAGTATCCGTGGATCGATATTGAGAAGGTGGGGATGTACGGGCACTCGGGCGGCGGAAATGCTACGGCTGCGGCGATGTTTCACTATCCCGATTTCTTCAAGGTGGGGATTGCAGAGAGTGGCAATCACGATCAACGCGACTACGAAGATGATTGGGCAGAGAAGTGGAATGGTCTGCTGGTGAAGAATGCCGATGGGACGACGAACTATGACAGTCAGGCAAATCAGTATGTGGCTAAAAATCTGAAGGGTCATCTGCTGCTGGCGCATGGTTCGATGGACAACAACGTGCCACTGAACAATACGCTGCTTGTGGTGGACGCCTTGATTAAGGCGAACAAGGACTTTGATCTGCTGATTATTCCTAATGTCGCGCATGGCTATGGCGAGGCGAGTCAGTACATGACGCGGCGGCGGTGGGATTACTTCGTGAAGAATCTCGCGGGGGATGTGCCGCCGCATGAGTATGAGATGAAGTCTTATGCTGCGGCGATGGCGGCGGCGCGTTCGGGCCCGGGCGATGCGGAGGATGATCAGTAG